The genomic DNA AGGTGGTCGAGTAAGTTTGGGGAAGCATATTGCTAGATATTGGGAGGTTCATTTGGGCATAGATTACCACCACCATACTTACCAATACTATGAGCTATTAGCAGATCATAGTAAAAGGTCTGGGGGCTTGCATGATCTTACTTTAGACGTTGCATTGAATTATTCTAGTATCAATAATCCAAATTACCCTACTAGTGGAGCTTCTTGGTCTAATTTTTTAACCTTGACACCTCCCTATACTTTGTGTGGTTATCTACCTTCGGTAGCAACAGCCATACCACGTTTTAAGGAGTTTGGAAAGTTTATAACAGATGTATATTATTTTAAACGTTTGGTAGGTAATTGTGTTTTACATTTTCGTGGCCATGCTGGATTTTTACATAGTCTGTCTAAACATGAAATAGGCCCTTTTGAGCGATTTTATCTAGGTGGAACATCAAATATTCCCACTAAACTATTAGGTGTTAATTTTGTTTCGTTGCGTGGTTATCCAGATGACAGCCTTACGCCAGAAGATTACGCTAAAAAGATAAAAGGGGGCGTTTTATTTAATAAGTTTGTTTCAGAGTTGCGTTATCCACTTATGCTTGCACCTATTTGTTGCTATCTATTGGGATTTGTAGAGGTAGGAGATAGTTGGCTGCACTATGACCATTTCAACCTATCTAATTTAAAAAAATCTATAGGTGGTGGTGTGCGTATTATTTTGCCTATTCCTATTATACCTATGCTTGGGCTTGACTTTGCCTATAGATTGGATCCTGTAAAAGAGATCCGTAGTGCTAAAAGTTCTTTTGAATGTCATTTCACCCTTGGGCCTAGTATGCGCTAGGAGAGGGGGGAGATTATAACTATTCGATACCTATATTATATGCAATCAAATGGCTGGCCGCCTGTGGCTGGTCCCCTTATCTCCTTCGATAAAAAGTCTGGCCCGATAGTAAATAGCTGCATCGATATCTTTTTCAGCGGGAAAATCGTGAACTCAGCCCGCTTCGCGTGCTTCACACAGACGATTTTCTAATCCGCTGAAAAAGATATCGCTCAGGTGTTCGTGTTTTACTAGAGCGCCATTTTTTGTATCTATTCACGTCACTGGTTAATAATGAATTGTATTCCACTTTTTTCTTGATAAAAAAGTGGACAAAAAATCAAGCCCTCGGTAAAAAGTTGGGGACCTCATCCCTTACAGATGGAAAAACAGAAGTCGCCCGCTGCGCGGGCTTCAAAGGAATCTGTTTTTCCTAATCATCTGCAAGGGATGAGGCCTATTTCCCCACTTTTTACAGGGGCATTTTTCTACTATGGACATAGCGTTAAACGCATACGCTACGTTTGGCTGAAAAAGCAAGTGGCTAGTCCATTACCAGCCCCCGCGTCTCCTTCGATAAAAAAATGGCGCTCTAGTAAAACACTAACACCTGAGCGATATCTTTTTCAGCGGATTAGAAAATCGTCTGTTTGAAGCCCGCTTGCGGGCTGAGTTCACGATTTTCCCGCTGAAAAATGTATCGATTCAGCTATTTACTATCGGGCCAGACTTTTTATCGAAGGAGATAAGGCGGCCAGCCAGAGGCGTGAATGGATACAAAATCAAGCCCTCGGTAAAAAGTTCCGGAACCCACCCCTTGCAGATGAAAAAACAGAAGTCGCCCGCTGCGCGGGCTTCAAAGGAATCTGTTTTTCCTAATCATCTGCAAGGGGTGGGTTCTATTTCGAAACTTTTTACAGGGGCATTTTATCACTATGGCCATAGTGTTGAACAGATACCATTTTTTTATCGAAGGAGATAAGGGGCTGATAATGATCAGAAAAGCTATTGTGGCCGCCGATAAAGGAATGCGGCGCTTCAGTAAAGCGGAAGTCTTTAAACAATCTATTTTCAGGGAAGAAAAGTAAGCAAAAAATCTCCAAAAAATGCAGTCCATTATACCTGTAAACACCAGAAACAAGGAATCCACACTATATAGCCTTCAAGTTTAAACCAAATCAACAATTATTTTAGCTATTTTATCCTGGGCATTAGCATGTAATGTAGTAAAAGGTGCCATGCGTTTGACAAGTTCTAGTTGTTGCGTTTCATCATTAAGTAATTCTATTACCTTGGGGATCAGTAAAAATGGACACTCCTGGTCTGTAATATGCACCACCGCTCCCTGAGCAGCCAATGGTAAGCTATTCTTAGTTTGATGGTCTCCTACTACATTGGATGATGGTACTAAAATGGTTGGCTTGCCTCTTACACAAAGCTCTGCAATAGATAAAGCACCAGCTCTAGAAATCACAATATCTGCTGCCGCATAAGCCATTTCCATATTGCTTAAAAATGGATAACATTTTATATGGCGATAGTCTTTCATCGCCTTTTTAATAGGCGCAAAATAGCGCTCGCCGGTTACCCATATCACTTGTATATCTAGGGAAGACAACTGCGCACTCCATTCTAAAAAGGTTGTGTTCAACATGCTTGCGCCCCCACTTCCACCTACCACTAGTAGACACTTTTTGTTCTGAAAGGCAGAAAAACTAAAATATTCAAGCGCATCCATTCGGTCTTCTTGGAAGGTACAAAGCGATGATCGTATGGGATTGCCTGTAAAGATTATTTTTTCTTTTGCACAAGGCAAAAAAACATCTTGATAGCCTGTACAAACCTTATCCACAAACCTAGCCAGTAGCTTATTAGCCAACCCAGCAACGCTATTTTGTTCTTGAATCAAGGTGGGGATCCGCTGCATAGCAGCTACAAAGAGGGTGGGAAAAGAGGCATACCCCCCTGTTCCAATAACCACATCGGGTTTAAATGATTTAATAATAGATCTTGCTTGATAGAAGCTTTTTAGAAGCAGAAAGGGCAACAATAGATTTTTAAAGATTTTACGTCTTTGAAATCCCTTTATACTAATCCGCTGAATCGGATAACCAGCAGCAACTACTAATCCTACCTCCTTTCCCCCTTTGGCTCCTACAAACAAGAACACTGCATCGGGAGCCCTTCGCTTAATGCCATCAGCAATAGCTATAGCAGGATAAATATGTCCCCCAGTACCGCCACAACCTATTAAAACACGCATAAAGTATTATAATGGATTAGCCCCTAAAGCTGGCTCTTGCTTGATCTCTACTGTTCCATTAGGCGCAGCAACGGTATACTTGGTTAAATCCCTTGTAGCACGAAACCCACTTCCTTTTAACACATGCTCTTTATCTGTTATTACAATGGGCAATTCTGTAAATATTATTTCTTGCTTTGTATCGTACCATAATTGCTCTGTTTGAATAGTTAAGGAGTGTTCTGGCTTACAAATCAGGACATTGCCTGCTAGCATGCAAAGATTCTGTGCTTTGTTGTAAGAAAGCTTATCAGCTTGGATCTTTATAGGTCCCGCCTCTTTGTCAAATGTATTGCCCAATAAAACAATGGTGACGCTGCCTGCCAATGTTACATTGCCATTCTTGTATTGGCGCATCTCACCTGCCTGAATGGTTATATCTAACCTACCCCTTTCTGTACCCAATAACTCAAATTGAGTCGTCTCTAATAAGGGAACCTCGTCTTGATCATCTGCATATAGTGGGGTATACCAACCTATTACCATAAAGCAAAATAACCCTATAAGCCCATTACATCTATACATACACTTCAAAAACGAGGTTCTTGCTAATCTATACTATTCTATTCAAGAATAGTATAGATCAGCCAACAGAAGAGTTAAAAAGGACTTATTGCTTAGCATGAGGGGTGCTACCCAATTGAACTGCCAAATAACCAATAGTCCCTTTACTAGGTTCCATAACCTGCATCAAAACAGGTTCTCTAGTACGTCGAATCATTTCAGCTAAATCAGCTATGCTAGCAACAGGTTGCTTATCAAAAGCAAGTAAAATATAACCTTTTTTAAGGCCAGCATCCTGAAACTTTCCTTTGGAAACTTCCTGAACCAGCACTCCGTTAGTAAGCTTTAGCTTTGCTTTTGTTTTCTTATCAATATTTTGAAATACAGCACCTTCCACCTTCAGGATATCATCTTGTTGTACAATCTGTATCACATCAGGCTGCTTTTTCAATACTATTTCTATTGTTTTTACTTTACCTTTGCGGTATAATGTAATGGCTACCTTGTCACCTGGCTTAGCACAACAGATTATTTCTTGTAAATCTGGACATTTATTAACTTTTCGGCCATTGATTTGGGTAATCACATCTTCTTTTTGGAATTCCTTCCCACAAGGACTATTGTCTTGCACGCCATCGACATAGACACCGCTAATTGCTTGTAAGCCCAATTTCTGAGCCAATGCAGCATCAACATCTCGAATGGTTATACCCAATAATACCCGCTGTATAGCACCATGTTGAATGAAATCATTGGCTACCTTTTTTACTATAGATGAAGGAATGGCAAAGCCATATCCTATAAATGTCAATGAAGAGGATCTTCCAGGACAAATAGCTGTATTAATGCCTACCAATTCTCCATATAAATTGACCAACGCGCCACCACTATTACCTGGATTAATGGCTGCATCAGTTTGAATAAAAGATTGAATCCCTAATTGCCCGTTACCAACATGATCTAGCCATCTAGATTTAGCACTTACAATTCCTTTGGTAACAGTAGAGTGGAGGTTAAAGGGGTTTCCAACTGCTAAAACCCACTCACCTACTTCTAGTTTATCTGAACTGCCTAACGCCAAAACAGGTAGGTCAGATGCTTCAATTTTTAAAATTGCCAAATCAGTGCAGGCATCTGACCCAACTAGTTTTGCCTTATAAGATCGATTATCATTTAAGATGACCTCTATCTGATCAGCACCCTCCACCACATGGTTATTGGTAATAATATAGCCATTGCTGGTGTAAATAACCCCAGAACCATAAGAATCTTCAGGAGGCCGTTCAGATGTTTTAGGCACCAACAATCTTTCTCCAAAAAATTCTTTAAAAAACTGCTCTAGAGGGTGGTTCGACCCCTGTTTGAGCAACTTAGGATTTTTATATATCTTTACATGCACTACTGCTCGTGTAGCCACTTTAGCTGCATAGGTAAAGTCGGGCAAGGCTGTGGGCAAAGGCTTATCCTCTGGTGCTACGATGGTTTGTTCCAGCGGTTTATGCTGCTCCACAGTAGCAACCTGCTGTAGAGCGCCAACAGCTGTTAGGTTGCTGTTGTTACCCCGTGAATAAGGACCCACAAACCATAAACATAAGCCAAATGCAGCTACAATAACCGTATTAAACAGCTTTTTACATATACCCTGTTTACTAAATTGTTCGTACATAGCGATTTTATTTTTGTATTTTTACAGTCATCTTTCCATTGAGCCATAAAGGCGATTGGTGTAGGTACTATTGGCCTATTAGGGCCATACGTACAAGCACGTTAGCAAAAATCTAAAATATTTTTCACCTATACAAAGATGCATCAAATATTACGGATCTACAACAGCTTAACCAGACAAAAAGAGGTATTTGAGCCACTTAGGCCGCCTTTTGTGGGCATCTATTTATGTGGCCCTACGGTTTATGGAAAGGCTCATCTAGGCCATGCACGTGCAGCTATTACCTTTGATATCCTCTTTCGTTATTTACAACATCTGAACTATACCGTGCGTTATGTGCGCAACATTACAGATGTAGGCCATTTGGAACGAGACTTGGATGATGGTAAGGACAAAATAGCGCAACAGGCCAAGCTGGAGGAAATAAGCCCTATGGAGGTAGCACAACGTTACACCAATAGCTATCGGAAAAATATGGAAGTACTGAATGTATTACCTCCTAGCATTGAGCCCTGTGCAAGCGGACATATTCTAGAGCAAATTGCCATGATTGAAAAGATTCTTGAATATGGTTTGGCGTATATAATAGATGGGTCTGTCTATTTTGACGTAGCCAAATACAATCAAA from Cardinium endosymbiont of Philonthus spinipes includes the following:
- the murG gene encoding undecaprenyldiphospho-muramoylpentapeptide beta-N-acetylglucosaminyltransferase, yielding MRVLIGCGGTGGHIYPAIAIADGIKRRAPDAVFLFVGAKGGKEVGLVVAAGYPIQRISIKGFQRRKIFKNLLLPFLLLKSFYQARSIIKSFKPDVVIGTGGYASFPTLFVAAMQRIPTLIQEQNSVAGLANKLLARFVDKVCTGYQDVFLPCAKEKIIFTGNPIRSSLCTFQEDRMDALEYFSFSAFQNKKCLLVVGGSGGASMLNTTFLEWSAQLSSLDIQVIWVTGERYFAPIKKAMKDYRHIKCYPFLSNMEMAYAAADIVISRAGALSIAELCVRGKPTILVPSSNVVGDHQTKNSLPLAAQGAVVHITDQECPFLLIPKVIELLNDETQQLELVKRMAPFTTLHANAQDKIAKIIVDLV
- the lptC gene encoding LPS export ABC transporter periplasmic protein LptC → MYRCNGLIGLFCFMVIGWYTPLYADDQDEVPLLETTQFELLGTERGRLDITIQAGEMRQYKNGNVTLAGSVTIVLLGNTFDKEAGPIKIQADKLSYNKAQNLCMLAGNVLICKPEHSLTIQTEQLWYDTKQEIIFTELPIVITDKEHVLKGSGFRATRDLTKYTVAAPNGTVEIKQEPALGANPL
- a CDS encoding Do family serine endopeptidase, encoding MYEQFSKQGICKKLFNTVIVAAFGLCLWFVGPYSRGNNSNLTAVGALQQVATVEQHKPLEQTIVAPEDKPLPTALPDFTYAAKVATRAVVHVKIYKNPKLLKQGSNHPLEQFFKEFFGERLLVPKTSERPPEDSYGSGVIYTSNGYIITNNHVVEGADQIEVILNDNRSYKAKLVGSDACTDLAILKIEASDLPVLALGSSDKLEVGEWVLAVGNPFNLHSTVTKGIVSAKSRWLDHVGNGQLGIQSFIQTDAAINPGNSGGALVNLYGELVGINTAICPGRSSSLTFIGYGFAIPSSIVKKVANDFIQHGAIQRVLLGITIRDVDAALAQKLGLQAISGVYVDGVQDNSPCGKEFQKEDVITQINGRKVNKCPDLQEIICCAKPGDKVAITLYRKGKVKTIEIVLKKQPDVIQIVQQDDILKVEGAVFQNIDKKTKAKLKLTNGVLVQEVSKGKFQDAGLKKGYILLAFDKQPVASIADLAEMIRRTREPVLMQVMEPSKGTIGYLAVQLGSTPHAKQ